Proteins from a single region of Aythya fuligula isolate bAytFul2 chromosome 3, bAytFul2.pri, whole genome shotgun sequence:
- the BIRC5 gene encoding baculoviral IAP repeat-containing protein 5 has product MAAEALPEAWRLYLVPTRVATFRNWPFTEGCACTPDRMAAAGFVHCPSENGPDVAQCFFCLKELEGWEPDDDPLEEHKKHSAGCAFVALQKDPVSLTLQEFLKLDKERMKNAIKKQISQKVTEVEDTAKSVRREIEKLAS; this is encoded by the exons ATGGCGGCGGAGGCGCTGCCCGAAGCCTGGCGCCTCTACCTCGTCCCCACCCGCGTCGCCACCTTCCGCAACTGGCCCTTCACCGAGGGCTGCGCCTGCACGCCTGACAGG ATGGCGGCGGCCGGCTTCGTGCACTGCCCCAGCGAGAACGGCCCCGACGTGGCGCAGTGCTTCTTCTGCCTCAAGGAGCTGGAGGGCTGGGAGCCCGACGACGACCCGCT GGAGGAGCACAAGAAGCACTCTGCCGGCTGCGCGTTTGTCGCCCTTCAGAAGGATCCCGTCAGCCTGACGCTGCAGGAGTTCCTGAAGCTGGACAAGGAGCGGATGAAGAATGCGATT aaaaaacaaatttcGCAGAAGGTGACCGAGGTTGAAGACACTGCCAAGTCTGTGCGTCGTGAAATAGAGAAGCTGGCCTCCTAG